GTTTTTCTGTATAAAAAGATTAGGAAGGATTAGGTCGCCTAGTTCGCTACTCTCCCATTTTGTACAGGCAACAAACTTAAACCCAAATTGAGCTTGAGTTTATCGGTTTTATTCCAAACACTTGTAACGATTGTCTTGAAAATAAATTTCTAATTATGTTACTTTGGGGAACACATCAAAGTTGCTCACTTACCGGGTTAGGATTAAAGGATCAGCTGCTCTGGATTTCAATTTAGCTTTTCCTTAAACCATTATCCCGTTAAAAGAGACTCAAGAACACAAAAAGCACCGCTTAAAACGATGCTTAATCCCCCTAGAAAAGCCAAAAAGCCCAGCATTGCTGGACTTTTATATTTGTACTAATAATATAAAATGATGCATCCCAAGAAGAAATACTTTTTGCCAGAAAACACGTGATTGAAGCACAACTGGCTCTTATTGAACACAAAAAAGCAAGCTATAAAAAAAATTTAAAGGAAGTATAAAATACAGTTTTCTGTATCTGTTCAATTTTAATTTTTTCACAGATGCGCATTCCTTTCCCGAGCGTTTGAATATCTGATTATCAAAAGATAAACCTGACCACACGCCAGACTGTCGCATTCAAAATCACACCTTTGGACTTATTCCCAAGAAACGATTTTTAACGATTGTAGCAAATCGGATTCTTTACCTCAAACCGCGAAAAGCCCTTATTTACTGGATTTTTCACACACTCACTTATCTACCCTTGACATCAATACCACTGTCTCAACGTGTGTTTAGGCAAAGTAGTGATACTGAAGCGCGAAATATGGGTTTTGCGAAATAGTTAGACCTCCTATAGCTATTAAAAGCAAGGGGTCGCAAGTCTTAGGTGTAAAACTTTTATACAATAAAATATTATACCTCTTTCCGGTTGGAATCTTCAATGTTACTGAACACAGTAAAAACAGTCTTTGTTATCGCTTTCATGGCTTCAATCTCTCTGGCAATAGTAATTGGGAAGTCTGATAAAGATGCTACCTTACCCAAATATTTAATGCCTTCCGAAAACTTCGTAATACTAATTGCAGTTGCAGAATATGGGATTGTATACGGAGCAGCTGCTCCTCCACTCGCTGTAGTTGCTGCAATAGCTCCATATACTGTTGCCTTAAGGCTTTAGAATAATCACCAGCTGTTTCTGATAAAAGATCTTCCCATATTTGCCTTTTTTGCCCCCCGATTGATATGGATTTCCATCTCTTACTGTTTGGGTAGGATACAATGTCATATTATACACATATCCTTCATCGACCCATTCTATCCTATGGTAACAGTATAAGAAGAATGCGCATTACCTACTTCATTAATAACAGATTACCTCACAATCATCCTTCAAAAATTCATCAAGCCTCTCCCTAAACAATTTCATAATGAAGCTCAAAACAGTTCCAACCAGAAAGTCAGAAACACCTTTAAGTTCGTTAACTTCTACTCTAATTAGAGTTCCTGGATTGTATTCAGTTGAAATGTTATTACCAGCAAATACGTTAGCTCTAAAATAAACTCTGGATCATAACGGTAAGAAATAAGAAGAGCAAGACACGGAAGCTTGCAAAGATCTGTTATGTTACTGGTTTTTCCACCCAATACCATAAGTTAAAGAACGGGAGTCTTGAAATATCGGCAACATAGGTGGCTTAAATGTAAAGGTTATGAGTAATGCAGCATGAATCAAGATTATCGAGGTTTCCTATTCAACTCCAAACAACTTGGGTCCACCCGAACATATTACTTCCCGATTAATTGGCTCTCGACCTTGTAAAGGATCTCACAATCACACAACCCACCATTCTTTCTAAACACCTCGATAATCTCGTTTATTTTTCCTCTGCTGAACTGCATCTGAATTAGAATTTGTTTGCTCAAACGGAATGTATGATCGCATGTTAACCCTGAGAGCTTCTCATTCAACCTATAAAAGAACATTCTATGAAAAAGCAGACTTAATAGTTCACAATCCTTATTTAAACTTGCTTTCTCCTCGTTAAAAAGAAAGTCATAATCTAGTGCCGCTGTTTGCAACCCAGAGACAAGTCGAGCCTTTACTTCTTCTTTAATAAGTTTTTTATCTTTTAATACCTTAATTTCAGCAGTTGATTGTTCTTTAGGTTCTCTTCTTTTTTCTTTCTTAGACGTTCTTTTGGTATTACCTTGTGACATTCAAACATAACCTCCTGTAGTTGGAGCTTGAATGCAGTATGTACTTAATAACATTATCTATGCAACAGTGAATCTAAACTTGAGGTGAACCAATTATCAGTTCGTAGTTCTCTTCAATCAAACAAAGTATTTCATTGCTTTGATTACTAATGAGGAGCGCATTCGAGATCATATCGACCATACTTCTGTTAATTTACGGGAATCAGAGCGTTACTTAGAATTTCACCCTACTCAAGCACATCCCTTAACAAAAGTGAATAATGGCAAAAATAACCTGACACTCCAATACTTAGGGGGCATATGAATACAGCAGACAAAATCGTTCAGTCTGAGCAGAAAATGAGCGTAGTAATGGCCTTCTTCTCCTATAAGATGCACCACAATTAAAATTCGGCGGTGTTACCATGTTACTTCAAAGCAATTGAAGCCATCTTGCACATAAGCACGGCAGCTTCCCTTATGTAACTCTGCAATGCTTTTGACAATGGCCAGCCCAAGACCATTACCATGATTCTCAGTATCCACCTGATAAAAGCTGTTCCAGATCAAATCCAGCTCTTTATCCCCCAGCAGCGGACCGGTATTGGCAATTTCCAGCCTGAACTTTTTATCTTGCTGTTCCATACAAATACGAATAATACCGTTTTCATTGACATATTTGAAGGCATTGCCAAGCAGGTTAATAATCACCTGTCCTGATCTGAGCCTGTCTGCATAAATTTCATGGCGTGTCTCTTCATCATATTCTATATGCAGTTTCTTGTTTTCATACAGATGTTCTAACCGCTCAAGTGCATCCTCTATTAACGTGTTCACATCAAACTGCGTTTTCTCAATGGTAAATGTGCCCGATTCATAGGCAGACAAATCCAACAGGTCCTTCACCAGTTGATTCATTCTTTTAGCCTCATCGGCAATGATACCGCAGTACTCTTCCCGTTCCTTTTCGGTTTTTGGCATATGTCGGACGAGTCCGTCGGCATACCCCAGAATGACACTGATCGGGTTTTTGAGCTCATGGGATACATCCGATACAAAACGTCTTCTCATTTTTTCCAGGCTCTTTTCTTTGGACAATTCCCGTTCAAGCTTCCGATTGACATCATTGAGATGCCCAATGGTACCGGATAATTCATCGGCCATCAGGTTGATACTTGTCATCAGTTCACCAACTTCGTCATTCGATTTTACTTTCAGTTTTTCATCAAAATCCAGGTTGGCCATTTTACGGGTTATATTGCCCATTCT
This Desulfosporosinus orientis DSM 765 DNA region includes the following protein-coding sequences:
- a CDS encoding DUF2695 domain-containing protein, with the translated sequence MSQGNTKRTSKKEKRREPKEQSTAEIKVLKDKKLIKEEVKARLVSGLQTAALDYDFLFNEEKASLNKDCELLSLLFHRMFFYRLNEKLSGLTCDHTFRLSKQILIQMQFSRGKINEIIEVFRKNGGLCDCEILYKVESQLIGK
- a CDS encoding sensor histidine kinase — protein: MKKFKLNSIRFKILIVFSVVFLLLLILLLSLNKVFFTQFYIDSNHQNMQRAAALYAQRYGSINNQQLLDETRRETGADLSLWNSEFLPIRQGGMARPNLSPEKVRSLLKEAAVNAGNPEYFDIIQNPIDDNQRLLYIHVLKNGDILVMTKAMGILDEANNMFSAFMLRASAAVYVIGCVLIFIVSGFFSRPVVRMGNITRKMANLDFDEKLKVKSNDEVGELMTSINLMADELSGTIGHLNDVNRKLERELSKEKSLEKMRRRFVSDVSHELKNPISVILGYADGLVRHMPKTEKEREEYCGIIADEAKRMNQLVKDLLDLSAYESGTFTIEKTQFDVNTLIEDALERLEHLYENKKLHIEYDEETRHEIYADRLRSGQVIINLLGNAFKYVNENGIIRICMEQQDKKFRLEIANTGPLLGDKELDLIWNSFYQVDTENHGNGLGLAIVKSIAELHKGSCRAYVQDGFNCFEVTW